The following is a genomic window from Citrifermentans bemidjiense Bem.
TCTTTTCGGCGTTTGCCTTAGCGGTGGCGATCCTATCAAAGGCTTCGTCGAGAATGCCGACGATGCGCTGCTGCTCGGAAATCGATGGAATTGGGACTTCTACGCCCTTCACCAACCCAATATTTAAATTTCTTACTGTACTGCCTGCCGCTAACCGGTCGAACTGCCTATACACTAGATCTGAACTAAGCACATGGTATAGGTAATCTTGATTAACGTTAGGCTCCTTCTCCCGTAATACAAGCCAACCGTCATGAATGCAGCCAGTTGTTTTCATTATGTAGGGTCGTCCGAAACTCATCGAGTTGGACAGAATGAAGTCTCCTTCAAAAACCATACGTGAACGCTTGGCCCCTTCCGGTCGGATTTTCTGTTCCGTCGTGAAAATATATTTCGAAATGGTCTTCGTATCGCCAATTTTGATCCAGTTAATGCCATCTGGAGCATCCGTAAGGAAACTATCAATTGGGCGCGGAGAACCGCCCCGCTCGATATCGCATATCTCCCCTAACTTTTTTGTCACCCATCCCGCCTTCATAGCAGAGCCCTTATCTTTACCAGCAGCTCAGTACTTTCGGCGTCGAGAGCCGCGATCTCATCAATGATTGCTTGCGGAGTACGATGGACAACCTCTTCGTTGCCGTTGGGATTCTTCGTAGAAAGATCGAAGGTTGCCTTGTCGATGTCGTCAACATTCACACTCCACGATTTCGGCGAGTCGGCAAGGGTCTTTCGCAGTTCGACGAACTCGATAAGATCGTCATCATTGAGCGGGTTCGTCTTACCCATGTTGCGACCCGGATCAAGCTGGTAGTACCAGATCTCACGGGTCGGTGCTCCCTTCTCAAAAAACAGCACGACAGTCTTCACACCGGCGCCTTGGAAGGTTCCACCTGGGCAGTCGAGGATGGTGTGCAGGTTGCAGCTTTCCAGCAGGAGCTTCCGTAGGCTGACTGCAGCGTTGTCCGTGTTGGAGAGGAAAGTGTTTTTAATTACGACGCCAGCTCGCCCCCCTGCCTTCAGCATCTTGATGAAGTGCTGAAGGAACAGGAAGGCCGTCTCCCCGGTGCGAATCGGGAAGTTCTGTTGGACTTCCGGGCGTTCCTTGCCGCCAAAGGGGGGATTGGCGAGGATAACGTCGAAGCGGTCCTTCTCCTGCACGTCGGCCAAGTTTTCCGTGAGGGTGTTGGTGTGGATGATGTTCGGGGCTTCAATCCCATGCAGGATCAGGTTCATGATCGCGATGACGTAGGCCAGCGACTTCTTTTCCTTCCCGTAGAACGTGCGCTCCTGCAACATCTTCAGGTCGGCAGTAGTCAGATTGGGCTTGGCCACTAGGTAGTCGTACGCTTCGCACAAGAAGCCTGCGGAACCGACAGCCCCGTCATAAATACGCTCGCCTATCTCCGGCTTCACGACCTGTACGATGGCACGGATGAGTGGGCGCGGGGTGTAATACTCGCCGCCGTTCCGGCCGGCGTTGCCCATGTTCCTGATCTTTGCTTCATAGAGCTGGGAGAGTTCGTGCTTTTCCGACTGCGACCGAAACCGCAGTTCGTCGATGTGGTCGATGATGTCGCGCAGGCTGTAACCGCTATGGATCTTATTCTTGATCTCGCCGAAGATCTCCCCGATCTTGTACTCGATGGTATTCGGTCCGCTCGCCTTCTGTTTGAAGCCGTGCAGATAGGGAAAGAGTTTGCGATCCACGAAGTCGCGAAGGTCGTCCCCAGTCATCGCTTTATTGTGATCGAGTTGCCCATCTGCCCCCTTCGGCGCAGCCCAAGTCTCCCAACGGTACGGCTCGTCTAGGATGTAGCTGTACTTCTTCCCCTCCAACTCAGCTTCCATGGCCTTGTCCTGTTCCAAGCCATCCAAGTACTTCAGGAACAGCAGCCAGGAAGTCTGCTCCGTGTAATCGAGCTCAGTGGTACAACCCGCTTCCTTCCAGAGAACGTCATCTATATTTTTGAATGCCTGCTCGAACATCAGTATCTCATCCTTCATCAGTAATTCGCAGAAGCGTGTAAGAAAAACGCCCCTTTATAGCATGTTAACGCACCGCGATAAAGATCATTCTGAGGCAGTTTATTTGAAAGAGCGGCCCCAGAGGTAGTGCCGTAAGAAAGCAGACCCTGCCATTGTCAGCGCAAACGCAGCAATGAAATTAATAAGCCCTTACCCGTAACTGCGTCTTATGCTATGGTGCGACGCGCACCGAGATCTGGCTGCCGCTGGCATAGATACCCTCTTTCAAAGGAGAGCCCCATGGAACAGATCGATTACAAGAAGCGGCTCAAGCACCTTTTCGCCCCCCCCACCAAGCAGGTGGAAACGGTGGACGTGCCGAAGATGAACTTCCTGATGGTGGACGGCGCCGGCGATCCGAACACCTCGCAGTCGTTCAAGGACGCGGTCGAAGCCCTCTACCCGGTGGCCTACACGCTGAAGTTCATGGTGAAAAAAGTTGAGTTGGCTGTGGACTATGGTGTGCTGCCCCTGGAAGGCCTTTGGTGGTCCGACGACCTCTCCGCCTTCAGCACCGGCAACAAGGACGCCTGGAAATGGACCTTGATGATCATGCAGCCGGAATTCATCACCGAATCCATGTTCACTGCCGCCATCGCCGAGGTGGCGCGCAAGAAGAAACCTGTTTCCTTGCCGCTGGTGCGGTTCGAGCCCTTCCACGAGGGGAAGGCTGCCCAGATCCTGCACATCGGGCCTTTTTCCGAGGAGGGACCTACCATAGAAAAGGTCCACTCCTTCATCGAGCAAAGCGGCAGCAGCAGGACCGGCAAGCACCACGAAATCTATCTGAGCGACCCGCGCCGAACCGCGCCGGAAAAATGGAAGACGATCGTCCGGCAGCCGATGTCATGACGCAGAGCGCAACGGCGAAGACGGCTGCGGACTTCATTGCCCACTGCCACCTGCCCCCCTGCTTCTGAATCTCCATCGTCCGCCTTTAAAATACAAATGGCTGCAGTCTCTTTGGCTGCAGCCATTTGTTACATCTCTCTACCTACCAACTTTCCTGCAACTCACTCCACTAAGCCCCTTCTGAACCACCATCTATATTGTCAGGGGCCGCGCGAGCGCCGGCCCTCTAAAAGAAGTACATCATGGAAAACCGGAAGACGTTGGCCTTGCCGAGGTCCGAGGTGCCGGCGGTGACGTTGCCGTAGCGGGTGCTCACGTACTGGTACTCGGCAGCTACCCTTATCGCTGCGTTCAGGTCGTAGGCGGCGTTGGCGAAGATCTGCGAGCTCGACCTCTGGAAGTCCTTGATGCCGCTTGCTACGAACGCCTCCTGGTCCTTGGCCCCCCTCATGCCGTACCCCGCGGTGAGGCCGAGGTTCTGGGTGGGGTAGAAGATCGCCTGGCCGAATATGCCGTACCCCTTGGCGCCGGTTTTGTCGCCGACAGCGCCCACGAGCGGGGCAACCGTGGCATAGTTGAAGGCCATGTTCGCCGCCTGGTACACCTGCCCCTCGAAGGAGGCTGTCATCGCCCTGCTCTTGCCGTCGGAGGAACTGAGAACCGGAACGAAGGTGTAGAAACCGTACCCCCAGGAATCGACGGTGTGGGTGTTGCCTGACACCTCCTGGTTGCCGTAGAGCCCGAAGAATCCCGCCTGGAGCGAATTCATGGGGATGCCCCAGAACCCCGGGGCCACCCCGAGCGCCTTGCTGACCCACATCGCCTGTCCGGCGACGTTGGGCTTCGCCCCCCAGGTCTCACCCGCCGTGCCGTTGGCCGTGTTCGAATCCTGGGTCGGATGCTGGAGGGCTGCGATGAGCTTCAGGGTGTTCCGGTCGTCAAGTTTAACCTTCTGGGTCACCCTCAATTGCGGGACGCGCGGGGTGGTCGGGTTGCCGGTGGTTTGCCCCTGGCCGAAGTCGATGGTAGAAGCCGATGCGGGGCCGAAGACGTCCCAGGACTGGCCGAAAAGGAACTGGGTGTTGGCCCAGTCGAGGGTGCCGTAGGCGAGCCGTATCCTCATGTTGGCGGACTCGGCGCTGCTCCCGCCGGAACCGAAAAAGTCGGTCTCGATGAGGGCACCGGTCTTAGCCCCCGAAAACGCTGGCCCCTCGGTCTTGAACCAGAGCCGGCTCTGGCGGGCGTTGAAGAGGGACTGGTCCTGCTTCCCCGCAGGCGAACTGCTCTTGGGGATGCCGTTAGGCTGCAAGGTGGCCACGGTCCCCACCCCGTTCGCGGTCCCGAGGCTAACCGAGTTGTAGATGTAGTCGAGCTTTACGTACCCCCCAAGGGACATCTTGAACTTGCTCGTCACCGGGGCGGAGATCTTCCCGTAGATGCCGGGGGCGACTTCACAGGAGGGGTTGAAGTCGCAGTTGTACGGGGCATCCCCCCCCTGCGGCGCCTCCTGCGCCCATGCCGAGGTTGCGGATAAAGCGGTGATCATGCCGACGGCCAAAACTCTTCGCACCATTTTCTCTCTCATGATTCTCCTCGAACTCCCGGTTAAATGCGGTTCATCTTTCTCGCTGCAGCCATGAGTTCCTCGCGGAAATCAGGATGGGCGATGTTGATCAGGTTGAGCGCCCTCTGCCGGGCAGTCTGCCCCCTCAGCTTTGCAACCCCGTACTCCGTGGCAACGTAGTCGACGTCGTTTTTGCCGGTGGTGATCGATGCCCCCGAGGTGAGAGTCGGGACGATCCTGGAGACGGCCCCGTCTTTCGCGGTGGAAGGGAGGGTGATGAACCCCTTGCCGCCGTTGGAGATGTTCGAGCCGCGCACGAAATCCGCCTGGCCGCCGGTCCCGCTGTACTGGAGGTGACCGAACGATTCCGAGCAGCACTGGCCGAGGAGGTCGACCTGGAGGGTCGCGTTGATGGAAACCACCTTGTCGTTTTTGCCGATGTTGTGCGGGTAGTTGACGTAGTCCACCGGATGCATCTCGATCTGCGGGTTCTCGTGCATGAACTCGTAGAGGCGCTTGGTCCCGAGCGCGAAGGTGGCTATGGTCTTGCCGCGGTGGGTTTTCTTTTTCGAGTTGTTGACCGCCCCCGACAGCATCAGGTCGACCATCCCGTCCGAGAGGAGTTCGGTGTGGATGCCGAGGTCCTTCTTGTTGAGGAGCGCCTTGCAGATGGAGTTGGGAATCCCTCCCCACCCGAGCTGCAGGCAGGAACCGTCTTCGATTAGTTCGGAGAGGTAGCCGCCGATAGCCTCCTCGACCGGGGAGATGGGGGGGATCGACAGCTCCTGGAGCGGCTCGTGGCACTCGATGATGTGGGAGACCTCCGAGATGTGGATGTGACAGTTGCCGTGGGTCCTCGGCGCCTGGGGGCTCACCTGCAGCACGACCTTCTTCGCCTTTTTCACCGCCTCCATCGTGTAGGCTACCGAGAGGCTGCAGGTGAAGTAGCCATGCTCGTCCATCGGCGAGACCACAGTACCGGCGACGTCGATGGGCCAGTACTCCCTCAGCAGTTTCGGCACCTCGTGGAAGTAGTTGGGGACGAAGTCAGCCCACCCTTCCTGGACGGCCTGCCGCGAAACATGGCTGGTGAACCAGGCGTTCACTTTGATGTGGGGCGCGGAGTCCTCGGTGAAATAGTCAGGGCAAAGGTGATGCTGCTGGTTGACCACGACCCCTTCCAGCTCACGCTTCCTCTTTGCGAGCGCCCTCACGAAGAGGGTCGGCTCGCCGCAGCTGATGGGAAAACAAAGATGATCCCCCGACTTGACGACCGATGCCGCCTCTTCAGGGGTGCAAAGCTTCTGGCGGTACTCCGCCTCGTAGTTCTGCTTGGCCTTCTTCACACTGTTCATATCTGTCGCTCCTTATATTCACGTTGTATGGTCACGCCTGATCATCGCTTCCTCGCTAGACACGCTCGAAGAGCGCCGCCACCGCCTCGCCCCCTCCGATGCAGAGGGTGGCAACACCGTAGCGGGCACGACGCCTGGCAAGCTCCCTCACCACCGTGGCGGTGAGGCGGCCGCCGCTGGCACCCAGCGGATGCCCGATCGCCACCGCGCCGCCGTTGACGTTCACCTTTTCCGGATCCAATCCCAGACTTTTCATGACGATGAGCGGGACCGCGGCAAACGCCTCATTGATCTCGAAGAGGTCGATCTCATCGACTTTCAGACCGGCCTTGTCCGCGACCTTTTCGATTGCCAGGACCGGGGCCTCGGCGAAATCGTCAGGGCGCAGACAGCTCGTGGAGCAGGCCACCAGGCGCGCCCTCGGTTTCAGGCCGAAAAGCTCCACCGCGGTGCGGCTGGCCAAAAGGGTCAGGGCCGCGCCGTCGCTGATGGTTGAGGCGTTCCCGGCGGTGATGGTTCCCCCTTCCGCGAACGCCCCGGGAAGCTTCGGCAGGGCGGCGAGGTCCCCCTTAAACGGTTCCTCGTCCTCGTCGACGGTGACCTCCCCTCCCTTTCCGGGCTTCACCACCGGGACGATCTCATCCCTGAAGAATCCCTCCCGCACCGCCTTTCGCGCCCGCTCGTAGGAGCTCACCGCGTAGGCGTCCTGCTCCTTCCGGGTAAGGTCGAACTTGGCGGCGCTCGC
Proteins encoded in this region:
- a CDS encoding class I SAM-dependent DNA methyltransferase translates to MKDEILMFEQAFKNIDDVLWKEAGCTTELDYTEQTSWLLFLKYLDGLEQDKAMEAELEGKKYSYILDEPYRWETWAAPKGADGQLDHNKAMTGDDLRDFVDRKLFPYLHGFKQKASGPNTIEYKIGEIFGEIKNKIHSGYSLRDIIDHIDELRFRSQSEKHELSQLYEAKIRNMGNAGRNGGEYYTPRPLIRAIVQVVKPEIGERIYDGAVGSAGFLCEAYDYLVAKPNLTTADLKMLQERTFYGKEKKSLAYVIAIMNLILHGIEAPNIIHTNTLTENLADVQEKDRFDVILANPPFGGKERPEVQQNFPIRTGETAFLFLQHFIKMLKAGGRAGVVIKNTFLSNTDNAAVSLRKLLLESCNLHTILDCPGGTFQGAGVKTVVLFFEKGAPTREIWYYQLDPGRNMGKTNPLNDDDLIEFVELRKTLADSPKSWSVNVDDIDKATFDLSTKNPNGNEEVVHRTPQAIIDEIAALDAESTELLVKIRALL
- a CDS encoding GyrI-like domain-containing protein, with the translated sequence MEQIDYKKRLKHLFAPPTKQVETVDVPKMNFLMVDGAGDPNTSQSFKDAVEALYPVAYTLKFMVKKVELAVDYGVLPLEGLWWSDDLSAFSTGNKDAWKWTLMIMQPEFITESMFTAAIAEVARKKKPVSLPLVRFEPFHEGKAAQILHIGPFSEEGPTIEKVHSFIEQSGSSRTGKHHEIYLSDPRRTAPEKWKTIVRQPMS
- a CDS encoding acetyl-CoA hydrolase/transferase family protein codes for the protein MNSVKKAKQNYEAEYRQKLCTPEEAASVVKSGDHLCFPISCGEPTLFVRALAKRKRELEGVVVNQQHHLCPDYFTEDSAPHIKVNAWFTSHVSRQAVQEGWADFVPNYFHEVPKLLREYWPIDVAGTVVSPMDEHGYFTCSLSVAYTMEAVKKAKKVVLQVSPQAPRTHGNCHIHISEVSHIIECHEPLQELSIPPISPVEEAIGGYLSELIEDGSCLQLGWGGIPNSICKALLNKKDLGIHTELLSDGMVDLMLSGAVNNSKKKTHRGKTIATFALGTKRLYEFMHENPQIEMHPVDYVNYPHNIGKNDKVVSINATLQVDLLGQCCSESFGHLQYSGTGGQADFVRGSNISNGGKGFITLPSTAKDGAVSRIVPTLTSGASITTGKNDVDYVATEYGVAKLRGQTARQRALNLINIAHPDFREELMAAARKMNRI
- a CDS encoding thiolase family protein — its product is MNKEVFIIESLRTPFGSFGGLLSDVEAPHLAAAVLRKILQRTALPGGQVDEVILGQVLSGATGQAPARQALRCSGLPDSVGALTINKVCGSGLKSLMLGMGSILLGDADVVVAGGMENMSLAPYVLPKARHGYRMGNGSIIDLMVHDGLRDPYSGKHMGVIAEASAAKFDLTRKEQDAYAVSSYERARKAVREGFFRDEIVPVVKPGKGGEVTVDEDEEPFKGDLAALPKLPGAFAEGGTITAGNASTISDGAALTLLASRTAVELFGLKPRARLVACSTSCLRPDDFAEAPVLAIEKVADKAGLKVDEIDLFEINEAFAAVPLIVMKSLGLDPEKVNVNGGAVAIGHPLGASGGRLTATVVRELARRRARYGVATLCIGGGEAVAALFERV